In the genome of Globicephala melas chromosome 3, mGloMel1.2, whole genome shotgun sequence, one region contains:
- the LOC132597032 gene encoding LOW QUALITY PROTEIN: uncharacterized protein (The sequence of the model RefSeq protein was modified relative to this genomic sequence to represent the inferred CDS: inserted 2 bases in 2 codons) yields MLGSVGRAYSVALLLRGRETEAPRLVPQLLQMLFEEALPLRGSDAVLSTLSLVQLSTSGRSRDLLAPGSENLSVLDVSPLGLVIENASEVEVSDSRAASELYLQAAGGEDRDCPLLQVLAGKVVGEEVEGSLPWIVSCLLEGNNYSGLLLRLDPQGSSLSLLQAALLGAAERRMKVRQVRPTLWDAVEEARAWRAGLKSLRSGLLGDALTDSGLGQLGRALRELQVVKAWSQRSGSWMLETVKTEAMGLPEPQAQQAPDVALQFFLAQAQRQRXREQHQIWIQEELKHLQQEEEVVAGVHIKGLVAEEVSEERQRWHREWTGLRLQLEALQAERDTAEQDLTALYDLHVQAXRAWTSHVLQVFRAWRGLWEEQAMATEHHYHSLLAGILQDTINLATQNQELQAQSQRLQQTRLGTGMPDPRPEEKCGDQESFRGSLLSPHS; encoded by the exons ATGCTGGGCTCGGTGGGCCGAGCGTACAGTGTGGCCCTGCTGCTTCGGGGTCGAGAAACAGAGGCACCCCGGCTTGTGCCTCAG CTGCTGCAGATGCTGTTTGAAGAAGCTCTGCCCCTCAGGGGCTCTGATGCCGTGCTTAGTACACTTAGCCTGGTGCAG CTCAGCACCAGTGGGAGGAGTCGGGACCTGCTTGCTCCAGGCTCAGAGAACCTGTCAGTGCTGGATGTGTCCCCTCTGGGCTT ggTGATAGAAAATGCCAGTGAAGTGGAGGTGTCTGACTCAAGAGCTGCCTCAGAGCTGTACTTGCAGGCTGCAGGTGGTGAAGACAG AGACTGTCCCTTGCTGCAGGTGTTGGCTGGTAAGGTTGTTGGTGAGGAGGTGGAGGGCTCTCTGCCCTGGATTGTCTCATGTCTCCTGGAAGGAAACAACTACAGTGGCCTTCTTCTTCGCCTGGACCCTCAAG GCAGCTCCCTGAGCTTGCTCCAGGCTGCTCTGTTGGGGGCCGCAGAAAGGAGGATGAAGGTGAGACAGGTGAGGCCCACCCTCTGGGATGCAGTAGAAGAGGCCCGGGCCTGGCGGGCTGGCCTGAAGAGCCTGCGTTCAGGCCTCCTTGGGGACGCCCTGACAGACAGTGGGCTCGGCCAGCTGGGCAGGGCACTGCGGGAGTTGCAG GTGGTAAAAGCCTGGAGCCAGCGCTCAGGAAGCTGGATGCTCGAAACAGTCAAAACTGAGGCTATGGGGCTCCCAGAACCACAG GCCCAGCAGGCCCCGGATGTGGCCCTGCAGTTCTTCCTGGCTCAGGCCCAGAGGCAGA CTCGAGAACAGCACCAAATTTGGATCCAAGAGGAACTGAAGCATTTGCAACAGGAGGAAGAAGTGGTGGCAGGGGTCCACATCAAAGGCCTGGTGGCTGAAGAG GTTTCCGAGGAGAGGCAGAGGTGGCACCGGGAGTGGACAGGGCTGAGACTCCAGCTGGAGGCCCTTCAGGCAGAACGGGACACTGCGGAGCAGGACCTGACAGCCCTCTATGACCTGCACGTGCAGG GCCGGGCTTGGACGTCCCATGTGCTGCAG GTATTCCGAGCCTGGCGGGGGCTGTGGGAGGAACAGGCCATGGCCACAGAGCATCACTATCATAGCCTGCTGGCTGGCATCCTGCAAGACACCATCAACCTGGCCACGCAGAACCAGGAGCTCCAAGCCCAGAGCCAGCGACTTCAGCAGACTAGGCTGGGCACAGGCATGCCGGATCCCCGCCCTGAGGAGAAATGTGGGGATCAGGAATCCTTCAGGGGCAGTCTCCTCTCTCCTCATTCGTAA
- the SLC35A4 gene encoding probable UDP-sugar transporter protein SLC35A4, with protein sequence MSVEDGGVPGLGHPRQARWTLMLLLSTAMYGAHAPLLALCHVDGRVPFRPSSAVLLTELTKLLLCAFSLLVGWQAWPQQTPPWRQAAPFALSALLYGASNNLVIYLQRYMDPSTYQVLSNLKIGSTALFYCLCLRHRLSARQGLALLLLMAAGACYAAGGLQDPGNTLPGPPSAAAAGPMPLHISPLGLLLLILYCLISGLSSVYTELLMKRQRLPLALQNLFLYTFGVLLNLGLHAGGGPGPGLLEGFSGWAALVVLSQALNGLLMSAVMKHGSSITRLFVVSCSLVVNAVLSAALLQLQLTAAFFLATLLIGLAVRLYYGSR encoded by the coding sequence ATGAGTGTAGAGGACGGGGGTGTGCCAGGCCTGGGCCATCCCAGGCAGGCCCGCTGGACCCTGATGCTACTCCTGTCCACTGCCATGTACGGAGCCCATGCCCCATTGCTGGCACTGTGCCACGTGGATGGCCGTGTGCCCTTCCGACCGTCTTCGGCTGTATTGCTGACTGAACTGACCAAGCTGCTGCTGTGCGCCTTCTCCCTCCTGGTGGGCTGGCAAGCATGGCCCCAGCAGACCCCACCCTGGCGCCAGGCCGCCCCGTTCGCACTATCAGCCCTGCTCTACGGCGCCAGCAACAACCTGGTGATCTACCTTCAACGTTACATGGACCCCAGCACCTACCAGGTGCTGAGCAATCTCAAGATTGGAAGCACAGCCCTGTTCTACTGCCTCTGCCTCCGACACCGCCTCTCTGCACGCCAGGGCTTAGCACTGCTGCTGCTCATGGCAGCAGGAGCCTGCTATGCAGCTGGTGGCCTGCAGGACCCTGGGAACACCCTTCCTGGGCCCCCTTCCGCAGCTGCTGCAGGCCCCATGCCCCTGCATATCAGTCCACTGGGACTGCTGCTTCTCATCCTGTACTGCCTCATCTCAGGCTTGTCTTCCGTGTACACAGAGCTGCTCATGAAGCGACAGCGGCTGCCCCTGGCACTTCAGAACCTCTTCCTCTACACTTTCGGTGTGCTCCTGAACCTAGGTCTGCATGCAGGTGGCGGCCCcggcccaggcctcctggagggtTTCTCAGGATGGGCAGCACTTGTAGTGCTGAGCCAGGCACTAAATGGGCTGCTCATGTCAGCTGTCATGAAGCACGGCAGCAGCATCACACGCCTCTTCGTTGTGTCCTGCTCGCTAGTGGTCAACGCTGTGCTCTCAGCAGCCCTGCTGCAGCTTCAGCTCACAGCTGCCTTCTTCCTGGCCACGCTGCTCATTGGCCTGGCTGTGCGCCTGTACTATGGCAGTCGCTAG
- the LOC115860038 gene encoding SLC35A4 upstream open reading frame protein, whose amino-acid sequence MADDKDSLPKLKDLAFLKNQLERLQQRVEDEVNSGVDQDGSLLSSPFLKGFLAGYVVAKLRASAVLGFAVGTCTGIYAAQGYAVPNVEKTLRDYLQSLRKGPD is encoded by the exons ATGGCGGATGACAAG GATTCTCTGCCCAAGCTTAAGGACCTGGCATTTCTCAAGAACCAGCTGGAGCGCCTGCAGCAACGTGTGGAAGACGAAGTCAACAGTGGTGTAGACCAG GATGGCTCGCTCTTGTCCTCTCCATTCCTCAAGGGCTTCCTGGCTGGCTATGTGGTGGCCAAACTGAGGGCGTCAGCAGTATTAGGCTTTGCCGTGGGCACCTGCACTGGCATATATGCAGCTCAGGGGTATGCTGTGCCCAATGTGGAGAAGACATTGAGGGACTATCTTCAATCACTGCGCAAGGGGCCCGACTAG
- the CD14 gene encoding monocyte differentiation antigen CD14, which produces MVCVPCLLLLLLPVLRVSAATPEPCELDEDDFRCVCNFTDPKPDWSSAMQCMVAVEVEIRGGGHNLEQFLKGADVDSKQYADTIRALRWRRLTLGAAQVPALLLVALLRALGYSRLKELTFEDLEVTGPMPPPPLEATGPALSTLSLRNVSWATGGAWLGELQQWLKPGLRVLNIAQAHSLAFACAQLPTFQALTSLDLSDNPGLGERGLIAALCPHKFPALQGLALRNAGMETLSSVCAALAAASVQPHRLDLSHNSLRATAPGATSCAWPSALSSLNLSFAGLEQVPKGLPPKLSVLDLSCNRLSREPRPDELPEVNNLTLDGNPFLDPGALEYQEDLKSSGVVPVCARSALTMGVSGALALLQGAGDFA; this is translated from the exons ATG GTGTGCGTGCCCTgtctgctgctgctcctgctgccagTGCTACGTGTGTCTGCGGCCACACCAGAGCCCTGCGAGCTGGACGAAGATGATTTCCGCTGCGTCTGCAACTTCACGGATCCGAAGCCTGACTGGTCTAGCGCCATGCAGTGTATGGTTGCTGTCGAGGTGGAGATCCGTGGCGGCGGCCACAACCTGGAACAGTTTCTAAAGGGCGCCGACGTCGACTCGAAGCAGTACGCTGACACGATCAGGGCTCTGCGCTGGCGGCGGCTCACGTTGGGCGCTGCCCAGGTTCCTGCTCTGCTTCTGGTCGCCCTTCTGCGTGCTCTCGGTTACTCCCGGCTCAAGGAACTGACGTTTGAGGACCTGGAGGTAACCGGCCCGATGCCGCCGCCGCCTCTGGAAGCCACTGGACCTGCGCTCTCCACCCTCAGTCTCCGTAACGTGTCGTGGGCAACAGGAGGTGCCTGGCTCGGCGAACTGCAGCAGTGGCTCAAGCCTGGTCTCAGGGTACTGAACATCGCGCAAGCACACTCGCTTGCCTTTGCCTGCGCACAGCTCCCCACCTTCCAGGCCCTCACCAGCCTAGACCTGTCTGACAATCCTGGACTCGGCGAGCGCGGGCTGATTGCGGCTCTCTGTCCGCACAAGTTCCCGGCCCTCCAAGGTCTAGCGCTACGCAACGCGGGGATGGAGACGCTCAGCAGCGTGTGCGCTGCGCTGGCGGCGGCGAGTGTGCAACCCCACCGACTAGACCTCAGCCACAACTCGCTGCGCGCCACCGCCCCGGGCGCTACCTCGTGTGCCTGGCCCAGCGCACTGAGCTCTCTCAACTTGTCGTTCGCGGGGCTGGAGCAAGTGCCTAAAGGACTGCCGCCCAAGCTCAGCGTGCTTGATCTCAGCTGCAACAGGTTAAGCAGGGAGCCGCGGCCAGACGAGCTGCCCGAGGTAAATAACCTGACACTGGACGGGAATCCCTTTCTGGACCCTGGAGCCCTCGAGTACCAAGAAGACCTGAAGAGCTCCGGTGTGGTCCCAGTCTGTGCACGTTCCGCCTTGACCATGGGGGTGTCAGGAGCCCTGGCACTGCTTCAGGGAGCCGGGGACTTTGCCTAA
- the APBB3 gene encoding amyloid-beta A4 precursor protein-binding family B member 3 isoform X7, which produces MISLVRVCAPRKFAWRIFRRLMSSQLSYDVSVRAADHAPPPDLRTPTRGNWGIRTAVFTRHLSTGGAAQAGPFPPQDPAPAPPRICAAPAGQADSSAEAGLVGAAAPEASWGRDQGYAGQGLHAGHHSGQLRWCAQRVPMGGSGAEGGRGSAKGYLSLKDREGRTSRSEDQGTNEPRSLHCSIQDDLWGDQSLEGEPGLPPGWRKIRDAAGTYYWHVPSGSTQWQRPTWESGDAEDPGTKTEGIWGLRPPKGRSFSSLESSLDRSNSLSWYGEESYIQRMEPGAKCFAVRSLGWVEVPEEDLVPGKSSIAVNNCIQQLAQTRSQSQPPDGTWGEGQNMLMILKKDVMSLVNPLDHSLIHRQPLVHIRVWGVGSSKGRSSDMYPSSASPAWSSPGWGGWAQLSRDGWGRA; this is translated from the exons ATGATCTCACTCGTGCGCGTGTGCGCTCCGCGCAAGTTCGCCTGGCGGATCTTCCGCCGCTTGATGAGCTCACAATTGAGCTATGATGTCAGCGTGCGCGCCGCGGACCATGCTCCTCCTCCAGACCTTCGCACGCCAACGCGCGGCAACTGGGGGATCAGGACGGCTGTTTTCACGCGCCACCTTTCGACAGGAGGCGCTGCTCAGGCGGGTCCTTTCCCGCCCCAGGACCcggcccctgccccgccccgtaTTTGTGCGGCGCCAGCTGGCCAGGCCGATTCCAGCGCAGAGGCTGGACTTGTAGGCGCAGCAGCTCCGGAGGCGAGCTGGGGACGCGACCAGGGCTATGCTGGGCAAGGATTACATGCTGGCCATCATTCTGGTCAACTGCGATGGTGTGCACAGAGGGTCCCGATGGGAGGATCGGGAGCTGAGGGGGGACGAGGGAGCGCGAAAGGCTACCTCAGCCTCAAAGACAGGGAGGGGCGTACGTCTCGGAGTGAGGACCAGGGAACAAATGAACCCCGATCTTTGCACTGCAGTATCCAAG ATGACTTGTGGGGGGACCAGAGTCTGGAGGGGGAGCCAGGTTTGCCCCCTGGCTGGAGGAAGATCCGCGATGCTGCAGGTACTTATTATTGGCATGTACCCAGCGGTAGCACCCAGTGGCAGCGCCCAACCTGGGAGTCAGGAGATGCAGAGGACCCAGGCACG AAGACGGAGGGAATTTGGGGACTTCGGCCCCCCAAGGGGAGATCCTTCTCCAGCCTGGAGAGCTCACTGGACCGGAG TAATTCTCTGTCCTGGTATGGTGAAGAATCCTACATCCAGAGAATGGAGCCAGGGGCTAAG TGCTTCGCAGTCCGCTCTCTGGGCTGGGTAGAAGTACCTGAAGAGGACCTGGTACCAGGGAAGAGCAGTATTGCAGTCAATAACTGCATCCAGCAGCTGGCCCAGACTCGTAGCCAGAGCCAGCCCCCGGATGGTACCTGGGGCGAG GGCCAGAACATGCTGATGATCCTGAAGAAGGATGTGATGAGCCTGGTGAACCCCCTGGACCACAGTCTGATCCACCGCCAGCCTCTGGTGCACATTCGTGTATGGGGTGTGGGCAGCTCCAAGGGCCG GTCCTCTGACATGTACCCAAGCTCTGCCTCCCCTGCCTGGTCCAGCCCTGGTTGGGGAGGGTGGGCCCAGCTCAGCAGGGACGGATGGGGGAGAGCCTGA